GGCCCCGATGATCAGGGCGGGCAACGAGGAGTACGCGAGCCCGATGCCCGCCCCGAGGACCACCGCGATCACCACGGTCTGCCAGGCGGCGCTCATCAGGCCGAGCCCGGCCCCGTAACCGACGGCGATGATCAGCATGCCCAGGATCAGTGTGGTCTTGGGGCCGCGGCGGGCGGAGAGCCTGGCGTAGAGCGGGGCGACGAACATCATCGTCAGGCCCAGCGGCGCCACGCAGAGCCCGGCCACCACCATCGACTGCCCCAGGCCGTACCCCGTCGACGTGGGCAGCTGGAGCAGCTGCGGCAGGACCAGCGAGACGGCGTAGAAGGCGACCCCGACCATGATCGAGACGAGGTTGGTCAGCAGCACCTCACGGCGTGCGCTGGTCCGCAGATCGACCAGCGGCGCCGAGGAGCGCAGCTCGAAGAGGCCCCACAGCACCAGGATCACCAGGGACGCGGCGATCAGGCCGAGCGTGAGGGGGGAGGTCCAGCCCCAGTCGCTGCCCTTGGTGACCGGCAGCAGCAGGCAGACCAGGCCGAGGGAGAGCCCCAGTGCTCCGACGAGGTCGAAACGCCCCGGCGCGCGCAGCGGGGGCTCCGGCACCACGAGGACGGTCAGGGTCATGGCCAGCACTCCCAGCCCGGCCGAGGCCAGGAAGAGGGCGTGCCAGTCGGCGTGCTGGGCGACGATCGCGGCGGCGGGCAGCGCGAGTCCGCCGCCCACGCCTATGGAGGAGCTCATCAGGGCCATCGCCGAGCCGAGCTTCTCGCGCGGCAGCACATCGCGCATGATGCCGATGCCCAGCGGAATGGCCCCCATGGCGAAGCCCTGGAGCGCCCTGCCGACGATCATGACCACGAGATCGTCGGTGGAGGCGCAGATCAGCGAACCGACCACCATCACGGCGAGGCTGGCCAGCAGCATCCGCCGCTTGCCGTTCAGATCACCGAGCCGCCCCATGATCGGCGTCGCGACGGCCCCGGCGAGCAGGGTCGCCGTCATCACCCAGGTCGCGTTGGCCGGGTCGGTGCCCAGCAGGGACGGCAGGTCCTTGATGACGGGGACGAGCAGGGTCTGCATCACCGCGACGGTGATCCCCGCGAACGCGAGCACGGGAACGACGCCGCCGCCCCTGCCCCTGCGCGGGTCGGGGAGCTTCCCTGCGTGCTGTTCGTTCGTCGTCCGTCGCATACGTATGGCCTCCGGGCAGGGGGAAGAAGCGGAAGTTCGAGCGGGGTGGAGCGTGCGGTGGCGCGCCCGCGGGCAGCGCCCACCGCCAAGTGTGTGCATGCTGAACGCTTTCGTACGCCCGCGTTATTCCGGTGAACGGGGCGTAAAAACAGTGAAGTCGGCACGGGTCCTAGGCCCAGGGGTGGAGAACCGGCCGGACCGGAAACCGATGTACGGGGTGCGAGGGGCCTGAGAGGATGACACCCATGGTCGACGCCTCCCCGCACGAGCAGCCCCCCGCCCGGTCCCGGTCCCGGACCCGTACGTGGGCCGTGGTCGCGGCCGCCTGCACCGGCCAGTTCCTCGTCGTCCTCGACGTGTCCGTGGTCAACGTGGCGCTGCCGTCCATGCGCACCGACCTGGGCCTGAGCGCACCCGGACTGCAGTGGGTGGTCAACGCCTACTCGATCGCCTTCGCCGGCTTCATGCTGCTCGGCGGGCGGGCCGCGGACATATACGGCCGCAAGAGGATGTTCCTGACCGGGATCGGCCTCTTCACCGTCGCCTCCCTGGCCGGCGGGTTCGCGCAGGAGGGCTGGCAGCTCCTCGCCGCCCGCGCCGGACAGGGGCTCGGCGCGGCCGTGCTGTCCCCCGCGACGCTCACCATTCTCACCGCCGCCGTCCCCGAGGGCCCCGCGCGGACCAGGGCCATCGGTACGTGGATGGCGGTCGGCGCGGGCGGCGGAGCGGCCGGCGGGCTCATCGGCGGGGTGCTCACCGACACCCTGTCCTGGCGGTGGGTCCTGCTGATCAACGTACCGATCGGCGCTCTCGTCATCGCGGGCGCGGCGGTGTGGCTGGCCGAGGGCCGGGCCGGTGACCGGCGCCGCGTGGACCTGCTGGGCGCGGTTCTCGTCACGGCCGGCCTGGCGACGACGGCGTACGGCATCGTGCAGACCGAGGCCGAGGGCTGGACCGCAGCCGCCACCCTGGTGCCCCTGCTGGGCGGCCTGGCACTGCTCGGCCTCTTCGTCCTGGTGGAGGCGAGGGCGGCGGCGCCGCTGATGCCGCTGCGGGTGCTCGGGGTGCGCGCCGTCTCCGCGGCGAACGTGTCGATGCTGCTGCTCGGCTCGGCGACGTTCGGCATGTGGTACTTCATGACCGTCTACGCCCAGAACGTCCTGGGCTACACGCCACTGCAGGCCGGCCTCGCCCTCCTGCCGACGTCCGTCGCCGTCTTCGCCGGATCGAAGGCCGCCCCCAGGATCATGGCCCGGACCGGCGCCAAGACCCTGGCCGTGACGGGTGTCCTGGTCGCCGCCGCCGGGTTCGGCTGGCAGTCCACCATGGACGTGGACGGCTCCTACCTCACCTCGGTCTGCCTCCCCGGTGTCCTCATGATGGCCGGGGCCGGACTTGCCTCCACCCCGCTGGCCACACTCGCCACCTCCGGTGCGGCCCCCGGCGACGCCGGACTCGTCTCCGGACTGGTCAACACCTCCCGGACGATGGGCGGTGCGCTGGGCCTCGCCGTGCTCTCCACGGTCGCCGCGGCCCGCACCGCGGGATCGGGGGACGCGGCGGAGATCACGGCCGGATACGCCCTGGCCTTCCGTACGTCCGCCCTGGTGCTGGTCGCCAGCGCGGTGATGATGCTGCTCTGGCTGCCGGGCCGCGGAGCCACCGGATCCGGCGGCAGCCCGGCCACCAGGGCCGGGAGCGGGGCGGGACGGCCGGGGAAGGAAACCGCACCGGCGCTGCACTCACCCGAGGCGTAGCGCGAACGGGTGAAGACGGCCGCGCGAAGCCCGGTTCCCGGAGCGGTGCGCCGGACGTCCGAGGCCGCACGGCCCGCGGTCTAGAGCCAGCCCTGCTGACGTGCCGCGCGCATCGCCTCCATGCGGTTACGGGTGCCCGTCTTGCCGATCGCGGAGGAGAGGTAGTTGCGGACCGTGGATTCCGACAGGCTCAGCTTCACGGCGATGTCGGAGACCGTCGCCCCGTCCACCGACGCGTTCAGCGCGTCCCGCTCCCGCGGGGTCAGCGGGCTCGGGCCGGCTCCCAGCGCGGCGGCGGCGAGCGCCGGATCGATCACGGTCTCACCGCCCAGTACTCGCTGGATCGCCTTCGCCAGATCCCCGACCGGTCCGTCCTTCACCAGGAAGCCCGAAGCCCCGGCCTCCATGGCCCGACGCAGATAGCCCGGCCTGCCGAAGGTCGTCAGGATCAGCACCCGGCAGTCAGGCACCTCCGTCCGCAGATCGGCGGCAGCGTCCAGGCCGCTGCGGCCCGGCAGTTCGATGTCCAGCAGCGCCACGTCCGGGCGGGAGAGATGCGCCGCGTCGACGATCTCGTCGCCGGCCGCCACCTGGGCGACCACTTCGAAGTCCGGCTCCATCCCGAGCAGCAGGGCGAGCGCGCTGCGCATCATGCCCTGGTCCTCGGCGAGCAGGATGCGTACCGAAACCGCGGGGCGGTGGTCCTCCGGCATCTCGTTCACGGGCTCAGAGTAGGCCGCCGGGACCCGCGCGCAGGGCCCGACGCCACCACGTCGTCCGTGGAACACCCCTCAGCCGCAGTTCCGTCCTCCGGCCGGCTCCCACGTCCCGGCCGGCAGCTCCGCCGTCACGACGAAGCCTCCGTCCGGCCCGGGGCCCGACTCCAGGGATCCACCCGCGGCGGCCAGCCGCTCGGCCAGGCCCTTCAGACCCGTACCGCCGGGCGTGGCGACCACCGCGCGTCCTGGCCCGGTGCCGTC
The DNA window shown above is from Streptomyces sp. Alt3 and carries:
- a CDS encoding MFS transporter; the encoded protein is MRRTTNEQHAGKLPDPRRGRGGGVVPVLAFAGITVAVMQTLLVPVIKDLPSLLGTDPANATWVMTATLLAGAVATPIMGRLGDLNGKRRMLLASLAVMVVGSLICASTDDLVVMIVGRALQGFAMGAIPLGIGIMRDVLPREKLGSAMALMSSSIGVGGGLALPAAAIVAQHADWHALFLASAGLGVLAMTLTVLVVPEPPLRAPGRFDLVGALGLSLGLVCLLLPVTKGSDWGWTSPLTLGLIAASLVILVLWGLFELRSSAPLVDLRTSARREVLLTNLVSIMVGVAFYAVSLVLPQLLQLPTSTGYGLGQSMVVAGLCVAPLGLTMMFVAPLYARLSARRGPKTTLILGMLIIAVGYGAGLGLMSAAWQTVVIAVVLGAGIGLAYSSLPALIIGAVDASETGAANGLNTLMRSIGTSLSSAVIGMVLANTAVRTGPVDVPSMEGFRTSFMIATGAVLIGLVLAAFLPAQRKARPVLLASSAGDALAAAESVPVAVPVSAPERRTSAP
- a CDS encoding MFS transporter — translated: MVDASPHEQPPARSRSRTRTWAVVAAACTGQFLVVLDVSVVNVALPSMRTDLGLSAPGLQWVVNAYSIAFAGFMLLGGRAADIYGRKRMFLTGIGLFTVASLAGGFAQEGWQLLAARAGQGLGAAVLSPATLTILTAAVPEGPARTRAIGTWMAVGAGGGAAGGLIGGVLTDTLSWRWVLLINVPIGALVIAGAAVWLAEGRAGDRRRVDLLGAVLVTAGLATTAYGIVQTEAEGWTAAATLVPLLGGLALLGLFVLVEARAAAPLMPLRVLGVRAVSAANVSMLLLGSATFGMWYFMTVYAQNVLGYTPLQAGLALLPTSVAVFAGSKAAPRIMARTGAKTLAVTGVLVAAAGFGWQSTMDVDGSYLTSVCLPGVLMMAGAGLASTPLATLATSGAAPGDAGLVSGLVNTSRTMGGALGLAVLSTVAAARTAGSGDAAEITAGYALAFRTSALVLVASAVMMLLWLPGRGATGSGGSPATRAGSGAGRPGKETAPALHSPEA
- a CDS encoding response regulator transcription factor — encoded protein: MPEDHRPAVSVRILLAEDQGMMRSALALLLGMEPDFEVVAQVAAGDEIVDAAHLSRPDVALLDIELPGRSGLDAAADLRTEVPDCRVLILTTFGRPGYLRRAMEAGASGFLVKDGPVGDLAKAIQRVLGGETVIDPALAAAALGAGPSPLTPRERDALNASVDGATVSDIAVKLSLSESTVRNYLSSAIGKTGTRNRMEAMRAARQQGWL